In the Pleuronectes platessa chromosome 23, fPlePla1.1, whole genome shotgun sequence genome, ttgttaatccactctgcattatccaaccggctccaaactactgacctatgatcacaatactattctgaacagctccacatataaatattagttcagggtcatagcgccacctactgatcagtgtgaaaattaagttgtgttaacattgtccaattgacacaaaattgctcacgctacatcagagcgcctacatgaacagatatatttattacttattatctttattattatgaatattagtattatttatgagtttcatcttgtttgatgtaaagcactttgatacTAGTATTGAAAAGTGCTACAGacataaagttattattatttatgtatttgtcagatatgtctttgtgtatataaatgtacatatatttattatgtacatgtgaaatgagaagaaaaggagtttttAACATTAATATAGGTCGAATATAtaacaaatgaaaatacaaaaaatattaaaggcacacataaacacaggctGTAATTTAATTTTGCTATGGAAACAAAAATATGGAAATGTATGTACGCATGTTTGCATTGTGGAAGATGCATGGTCGGACAGGACAGGAAATTACTTTATTGTGTTGCAGCAGGTGGTCAAAAAAGACATATGAAGAACACTCACCGCATTTCCTGTCTAGCTAGGAAAGGGGAACGTGCATGTGAAACTATTAGTGCTTGAAGTACCTCCCTCACAATACAGCATGTTTGCAAAAAGCAGCTTGCAAAGATAGTGGTCGTCACACAGGGAGGTTTGTTTATCAGAAGTTGTCAAAAGTAAGTACAAAAAACTATGAGCAAAAATGGAGATCTCGGCAGAGCTCATACCTGCaacaaggcccaacaatccccttaaattcaattgttccacaccaaattgcacacaatcaGTCCACTTGCAAAACTGTAAAAATTTCTCACGATGTGTTTCACGATGTTTCCTATCTGTAGCGTAAAGTTTACGACCAGCCACAGCAGATACGAcaatgacactgacactgacagtgGGTTTAAAAGTGTTACAGTGGGATCCAGTGCAGGCACCCAAAGGGACAACCAGCACACAGCTTATACCTTGCACAGTTAAATGATCTCAAATGAGCCAATTCACAGTATCAAATACCTCTGTGCCCTTGGTTTGTTGAATGATATGCGTACACATTGGGCGTTGTACAATTGAAGATGGGTTAACATAGTTGTACCTTTAGTCATACTCTTaatctgcacaaccctttgaAAGCATGCTGTGTCACCGGTCCCAAACCGGTTTATCAAAAGATATATAAAGAGTCCGCCTCTCAGCTCTTGCACTCTTCACACATCAACCACTCTGTACACAGTCGCTTTTCTTCCATTTTGTTCACCACCTCACAATGGAGGAAACTACACCCTTCCAGCTGGCCACCTTACTCCTGGTGTCCACCTTTAAAAAATATGCAGAGGctgaggggaaaaaagacaCCTTAACCAAAGCTGAGTTCAGGACTTTGCTGGATAATGAGATGCCTTCCCCTGGCAATGTACTGTACAATCCACTAAACTTTCTTCATTCTGCATTATGTGAggtttgttttaaatttgatttgtggTGTAAAGGGCATCAGGTAGGAATCTTTAAATAATCCCGATTCAGTATATTTGACGCTTCATAAAGCCCATTTACCTGTTTCAACTTTAGGCAAGACAAGGCTTTAATTTCAAGTTCAACGACCACCTTTTTTTGTCCTTCATGCTTCTTCATGTGTCTTTCAGTTACCTTAATTTGGCTGTGAAAACAAGTGGAGAGAAGAATGTCAAATAACATTTTGGTTTAATATCTTAACAACaatgattgtgttgtgttggcatGTTCAGGGGGTGAAGAGCCAAGAAAAGTTCACAGAGATGATGAAGGATCTGGATCTGAACAATGACCAGGAGATCGACATCATGGAATATATGAACCTTGTAATTTGTATGACCGTGTGCTGTTTCGAGATATGCAAAGACTGAGCAGGTCGACCGCACCCTGGGGTGCAGCCAACTAGAGGCAGCGGCAGCATACAATCCCTGTAGTAACAGCTTTTGGAGGTTTTTCTATCtgctgaataaaaaaatgtttctacCTAAACAGGTTTGTCATGTGTTTCATGATTAGTGTGAAAAGATGTGGTTGGACGTGGCAAGAAT is a window encoding:
- the LOC128429984 gene encoding protein S100-A2: MEETTPFQLATLLLVSTFKKYAEAEGKKDTLTKAEFRTLLDNEMPSPGNGVKSQEKFTEMMKDLDLNNDQEIDIMEYMNLVICMTVCCFEICKD